In Athalia rosae chromosome 6, iyAthRosa1.1, whole genome shotgun sequence, one DNA window encodes the following:
- the LOC105688659 gene encoding uncharacterized protein LOC105688659 isoform X2 has product MTWSTGRCSGSAGERNSTETTLEDEEHLPSLMDETTFKERYRRLIPYMTFYVANNYVNPQTQSSSSFQGRKLPTVQRRPQYSNTRTNNAANNVAAGITNKIRNQYYVSPPLHYDKFIPSVQYDPKDVDNEDFFTPVRYNAKNNFFDYQTPLYQRYQNSRPASTQATVLASLPTEQQYFTTHRPTTINFTPAYGDLLVRKQTLKPLPLKQDYNINHIRRPAIKPFKVDVVDEPNYSTNEFENLRHVSPKSQHQLPRPFRLPAEQSLQRPRYPDPNLNHIIKSLQLTNQLPEMLNADNIDNSIKTLVEILSLLNNGRKYKLPPRRPTVPVNVPPQYEDYENYDIVQTRPKDTALKITARPIVVPEQIQPQMTPLQDNGPYHVDIIDSKMQYPPIQVENIAEGDVKQSEKEQLIESAPLDDDYKIAQEFADDILEKDVLELPSTTEQPAQNYPAPDGVSSHTQNFPPTTMKYGATRGKPNVDYPAYATIPKTEFSCTTQRYKGFFGDPDTGCQVWHYCDLNGGKSSFLCPNGTIFSQVALTCDWWFNVKCESTTQLYVLNERLYKYILPVMPKFPEDFTGPEVDRYLELKFKEMEAKLKEKKIKKQQEEKNKTNNKSAPRVDSET; this is encoded by the exons A tgACATGGTCGACTGGAAGATGTTCGGGTTCTGCCGGAGAAAGAAACTCGACGGAAACGACACTGGAAGATGAGGAGCATTTACCTTCTCTGATGGATGAGACAACTTTCAAAGAAAGATATCGTAGATTGATACCTTACATGACATTTTATGTCGCCAATAATTATGTAAATCCGCAAACGCAGTCATCCTCATCATTCCAGGGCAGAAAATTACCAACGGTTCAACGAAGACCCCAGTATTCTAACACGAGAACCAATAATGCCGCAAATAATGTGGCTGCCGGTATCActaataaaattcgaaatcagTATTATGTCAGCCCGCCGCTTCACTACGATAAATTCATACCGTCTGTTCAATACGATCCAAAAGACGTTGACAACGAAGATTTCTTCACTCCTGTGAGATATaacgcgaaaaataatttttttgattatcagaCACCGCTCTATCAAAGATATCAAAACTCAAGACCTGCCTCAACTCAAGCGACTGTACTCGCTAGTTTGCCAACAGAACAGCAATACTTCACAACTCATCGACCTacaacgatcaattttacaccTGCATATGGTGATCTTCTAGTCAGAAAACAAACCTTGAAGCCATTACCATTGAAACAGGATTACAACATTAATCACATCAGGAGACCAGCGATAAAACCATTCAAAGTCGACGTAGTTGACGAAccaaattattcaacaaatgAATTTGAGAACTTGAGACATGTAAGTCCCAAATCGCAGCATCAATTGCCTCGGCCGTTCAGACTACCTGCTGAACAATCTCTACAGAGACCTCGATATCCTGATCCAAATCTCAATCACATAATAAAAAGTCTTCAATTGACAAATCAGCTCCCAGAGATGCTAAATGCTGACAATATAGATAACAGTATAAAGACTCTGGTGGAAATTCTGAGCCTTTTGAATAATGGAAGGAAGTATAAACTACCACCTCGTCGACCAACAGTACCGGTAAATGTGCCTCCGCAATATGAGGACTATGAAAACTACGACATTGTACAGACAAGACCTAAGGATACCGCTCTCAAAATTACAGCCAGACCAATCGTGGTTCCAGAACAAATACAGCCTCAAATGACGCCGCTACAAGATAACGGCCCATATCATGTCGACATAATCGACTCTAAGATGCAATATCCGCCAATACAAGTTGAAAATATCGCGGAAGGAGATGTAAAACAATCGGAGAAAGAGCAACTTATTGAATCTGCACCGTTAGATGACGATTATAAAATTGCTCAAGAATTTGCCGACGATATTCTCGAAAAAGACGTACTCGAACTTCCATCGACTACCGAACAACCGGCTCAAAATTATCCAGCGCCTGACGGTGTTTCCTCACATACTCAAAACTTTCCCCCCACTACAATGAAATATGGAGCAACGAGAGGAAAACCTAACGTTGATTACCCAGCATATGCAACGATTCCAAAAACAGAATTTAGCTGTACAACTCAACGTTATAAAGGATTTTTTGGGGATCCTGACACCGGCTGTCAA GTCTGGCATTACTGCGACTTGAATGGTGGAAAATCTTCGTTCTTATGTCCAAATGGAACGATCTTCAGTCAAGTAGCACTTACTTGCGACTGGTGGTTCAATGTCAAATGTGAATCAACTACACAGCTTTACGTATTAAACGAGCGGCTTTACAAGTACATTCTTCCAGTGATGCCAAAATTTCCAGAGGATTTTACAGGCCCAGAAGTGGACCGTTACTTGGAACTCAAGTTTAAAGAAATGGAAGCAAaattgaaggagaaaaaaatcaaaaagcagCAGGAAGAGAAGAACAAGACTAACAATAAAAGCGCTCCCAGAGTTGATAGTGAGACCTAG
- the LOC105688659 gene encoding uncharacterized protein LOC105688659 isoform X1 — MRISIAVILIALTWSTGRCSGSAGERNSTETTLEDEEHLPSLMDETTFKERYRRLIPYMTFYVANNYVNPQTQSSSSFQGRKLPTVQRRPQYSNTRTNNAANNVAAGITNKIRNQYYVSPPLHYDKFIPSVQYDPKDVDNEDFFTPVRYNAKNNFFDYQTPLYQRYQNSRPASTQATVLASLPTEQQYFTTHRPTTINFTPAYGDLLVRKQTLKPLPLKQDYNINHIRRPAIKPFKVDVVDEPNYSTNEFENLRHVSPKSQHQLPRPFRLPAEQSLQRPRYPDPNLNHIIKSLQLTNQLPEMLNADNIDNSIKTLVEILSLLNNGRKYKLPPRRPTVPVNVPPQYEDYENYDIVQTRPKDTALKITARPIVVPEQIQPQMTPLQDNGPYHVDIIDSKMQYPPIQVENIAEGDVKQSEKEQLIESAPLDDDYKIAQEFADDILEKDVLELPSTTEQPAQNYPAPDGVSSHTQNFPPTTMKYGATRGKPNVDYPAYATIPKTEFSCTTQRYKGFFGDPDTGCQVWHYCDLNGGKSSFLCPNGTIFSQVALTCDWWFNVKCESTTQLYVLNERLYKYILPVMPKFPEDFTGPEVDRYLELKFKEMEAKLKEKKIKKQQEEKNKTNNKSAPRVDSET; from the exons ATGAGGATCTCAATCGCCGTCATCCTGATCGCTC tgACATGGTCGACTGGAAGATGTTCGGGTTCTGCCGGAGAAAGAAACTCGACGGAAACGACACTGGAAGATGAGGAGCATTTACCTTCTCTGATGGATGAGACAACTTTCAAAGAAAGATATCGTAGATTGATACCTTACATGACATTTTATGTCGCCAATAATTATGTAAATCCGCAAACGCAGTCATCCTCATCATTCCAGGGCAGAAAATTACCAACGGTTCAACGAAGACCCCAGTATTCTAACACGAGAACCAATAATGCCGCAAATAATGTGGCTGCCGGTATCActaataaaattcgaaatcagTATTATGTCAGCCCGCCGCTTCACTACGATAAATTCATACCGTCTGTTCAATACGATCCAAAAGACGTTGACAACGAAGATTTCTTCACTCCTGTGAGATATaacgcgaaaaataatttttttgattatcagaCACCGCTCTATCAAAGATATCAAAACTCAAGACCTGCCTCAACTCAAGCGACTGTACTCGCTAGTTTGCCAACAGAACAGCAATACTTCACAACTCATCGACCTacaacgatcaattttacaccTGCATATGGTGATCTTCTAGTCAGAAAACAAACCTTGAAGCCATTACCATTGAAACAGGATTACAACATTAATCACATCAGGAGACCAGCGATAAAACCATTCAAAGTCGACGTAGTTGACGAAccaaattattcaacaaatgAATTTGAGAACTTGAGACATGTAAGTCCCAAATCGCAGCATCAATTGCCTCGGCCGTTCAGACTACCTGCTGAACAATCTCTACAGAGACCTCGATATCCTGATCCAAATCTCAATCACATAATAAAAAGTCTTCAATTGACAAATCAGCTCCCAGAGATGCTAAATGCTGACAATATAGATAACAGTATAAAGACTCTGGTGGAAATTCTGAGCCTTTTGAATAATGGAAGGAAGTATAAACTACCACCTCGTCGACCAACAGTACCGGTAAATGTGCCTCCGCAATATGAGGACTATGAAAACTACGACATTGTACAGACAAGACCTAAGGATACCGCTCTCAAAATTACAGCCAGACCAATCGTGGTTCCAGAACAAATACAGCCTCAAATGACGCCGCTACAAGATAACGGCCCATATCATGTCGACATAATCGACTCTAAGATGCAATATCCGCCAATACAAGTTGAAAATATCGCGGAAGGAGATGTAAAACAATCGGAGAAAGAGCAACTTATTGAATCTGCACCGTTAGATGACGATTATAAAATTGCTCAAGAATTTGCCGACGATATTCTCGAAAAAGACGTACTCGAACTTCCATCGACTACCGAACAACCGGCTCAAAATTATCCAGCGCCTGACGGTGTTTCCTCACATACTCAAAACTTTCCCCCCACTACAATGAAATATGGAGCAACGAGAGGAAAACCTAACGTTGATTACCCAGCATATGCAACGATTCCAAAAACAGAATTTAGCTGTACAACTCAACGTTATAAAGGATTTTTTGGGGATCCTGACACCGGCTGTCAA GTCTGGCATTACTGCGACTTGAATGGTGGAAAATCTTCGTTCTTATGTCCAAATGGAACGATCTTCAGTCAAGTAGCACTTACTTGCGACTGGTGGTTCAATGTCAAATGTGAATCAACTACACAGCTTTACGTATTAAACGAGCGGCTTTACAAGTACATTCTTCCAGTGATGCCAAAATTTCCAGAGGATTTTACAGGCCCAGAAGTGGACCGTTACTTGGAACTCAAGTTTAAAGAAATGGAAGCAAaattgaaggagaaaaaaatcaaaaagcagCAGGAAGAGAAGAACAAGACTAACAATAAAAGCGCTCCCAGAGTTGATAGTGAGACCTAG